From a single Arachis hypogaea cultivar Tifrunner chromosome 3, arahy.Tifrunner.gnm2.J5K5, whole genome shotgun sequence genomic region:
- the LOC112786634 gene encoding uncharacterized protein isoform X2, which yields MSDEGERTCPLCAEEMDLTDQQLKPCKCGYEICVWCWHHIMDMAEKDDTEGRCPACRSPYDKEKIVGMAANCERLVNEIHMEKKMKNQKAKTKSSDGRKQLSSVRVIQRNLVYIVGLPLNLADEELLQRREYFGQYGKVLKVSMSRTAAGVIQQFPNETCSVYITYSKEEEAIRCIQNVHGFVLEGRPLRACFGTTKYCHAWLRNAPCSNPDCLYLHEVGSQEDSFTKDEIISAYTSRVQQITGATNNMQRRSGSILPPPFDDGMNNSLAKPIVKNASSNSVCTVRGSPPNGFCGRPGALPSSSSWGTQTTNCQPSAGGQSCQNGPAKAKPDTVGSSLPFSAAVVGTVQASALHCDVTKRPPSGDGSHGMPRVKNGLLKPIKQYNSVDIVASTGDKTLASDISPVPTKLNSQLSSLTSQDSDRGSCTTLNTVNSTYITGQSCSSGPEEAVTATNEEIQNLSCELSSIDIDGDAAKENSSITKPSSPPSDFLIKSPEIQGTQHNVDKFRDLITSNEAGKGASSDNGVCSSREHLDWRLDSHSQLVSDSVEDDVASFDNQRLKDPEVVCRSYLPKSTSFLHVSSHSSPHLQQLGESCTGANAGSVSANERDGNEYLSNSSVYSGYPEKLVSSSSYGFLDERNRQSIGRLVSEAVNTGRDCAIDKGESSIISNILSMDLDPWDDSMTSPHNLAKLLGDNTENQSGSMKKSSSWKVQSNNQSRFSFARQEESKFQSHDVHPSYGVSQPQLKTSSVIHDFVEGDYYMDKLGIANGFSTSNFEDAENISSGHFLHSNNKLSAVSRAQVSAPPGFSVPSRPPPPGFSSHERVEQAFDSMPGNSLLDHSSFLRNSYQTAPTGNIGGAGDIEFMDPAILAVGKGRFQGALNTPALDMRSNLMPQLNYFDNNEARLQLLMQRSLSQPQQNLRFPDIGNTFSQLGDSYGISSRLDQSQVSNISPYPQMSLQQSTNAVMSNGQWDGWNEMQSGNNLGVAELLRNERFGFNKFYSGYDDSKYRMPNSGDLYNRTFGM from the exons ATGAGTGACGAAGGAGAAAGGACTTGTCCTCTCTGTGCTGAAGAGATGGATTTGACCGATCAGCAGTTGAAGCCATGCAAATGTGGTTATGAG ATATGTGTCTGGTGCTGGCACCACATAATGGACATGGCTGAAAAGGATGACACAGAGGGTCGATGCCCTGCATGTCGTTCCCCTTATGATAAGGAAAAGATTGTTGGGATGGCTGCAAACTGTGAGAG ATTGGTGAATGAGATTCATAtggagaaaaagatgaagaatcaGAAAGCAAAGACTAAATCTTCTGATGGCAGGAAGCAGCTCAGTAGCGTGCGAGTGATTCAGCGCAACCTTGTTTACatagttgggttgcctctcaacttGGCAGATGAAGAA CTTCTCCAGCGCCGAGAATATTTTGGTCAGTACGGGAAGGTCTTAAAAGTGTCGATGTCGCGGACAGCTGCTGGTGTTATTCAGCAGTTTCCAAATGAGACATGCAGTGT ATATATTACTTATTCAAAGGAGGAAGAAGCAATtcgctgtattcaaaatgtacaTGGATTTGTTTTGGAGGGTAGACCTCTAAG GGCTTGTTTTGGAACCACAAAATATTGTCATGCATGGCTCCGAAATGCG CCTTGCAGCAATCCTGATTGTTTATACCTACATGAGGTTGGCTCTCAAGAAGATAGTTTTACAAAAGATGAAATAATTTCAGCATACACCAG TCGAGTTCAGCAAATCACTGGTGCCACAAACAACATGCAAAGGAGGTCGGGGAGTATATTACCTCCACCGTTTGATGATGGCATGAATAACTCCTTGGCAAAGCCTATTGTTAAAAATGCTTCAAGT AACTCTGTATGCACGGTAAGAGGTTCACCTCCTAATGGATTTTGTGGGAGACCTGGAGCTCTTCCTTCTAGTTCTTCATG GGGAACCCAAACTACAAATTGTCAGCCCTCTGCGGGAGGTCAATCATGTCAAAATGGACCAGCCAAGGCAAAACCTGATACAGTTGGCAGCTCACTACCTTTTTCAGCTGCTGTTGTTGGTACAGTTCAGGCTTCTGCATTGCATTGTGATGTGACAAAAAGGCCACCATCAGGTGATGGGAGTCATGGTATGCCTAGAGTGAAAAATGGGCTGTTGAAACCCATTAAACAATACAATAGTGTCGACATTGTGGCTAGTACAGGTGATAAAACTTTGGCTTCGGATATTTCTCCCGTGCCTACAAAATTGAATAGCCAGTTGTCTTCTCTGACTTCTCAAGATAGTGATAGAGGTAGTTGTACTACACTAAACACCGTAAATTCCACTTACATCACTGGACAATCATGCAGCTCTGGTCCTGAGGAAGCAGTTACTGCTACCAATGAAGAGATTCAGAATTTGTCCTGTGAGTTATCCTCCATTGACATTGATGGAGATGCTGCAAAAGAAAATTCCAGCATAACCAAACCTAGTAGCCCGCCTTCTGATTTCTTGATTAAATCTCCTGAAATTCAAGGAACACAGCATAATGTTGACAAGTTTAGAGATTTAATAACTTCAAATGAGGCTGGTAAAGGTGCTAGCTCAGATAATGGGGTTTGTAGTTCAAGGGAACATTTAGATTGGAGATTGGATTCTCATTCACAATTAGTTTCAGATAGTGTTGAAGATGATGTAGCATCTTTTGATAATCAAAGACTTAAGGATCCAGAAGTTGTTTGCCGATCTTATTTGCCAAAGTCAACTAGTTTCCTTCATGTATCAAGCCATTCTAGCCCTCATCTTCAGCAGCTTGGTGAATCATGTACTGGTGCAAATGCTGGTTCTGTGTCAGCTAATGAAAGAGATGGGAATGAATATCTTTCAAATTCCTCTGTATATAGTGGATACCCTGAAAAATTGGTCAGCAGCAGTTCTTATGGTTTCCTTGATGAAAGGAACAGACAAAGCATTGGAAGATTAGTTAGTGAAGCAGTTAATACTGGACGAGATTGTGCTATTGATAAGGGTGAGAGTAGTATAATTTCAAATATATTGTCTATGGACTTGGATCCATGGGATGATTCAATGACATCACCGCATAATTTAGCTAAGTTGTTGGGTGACAACACTGAAAACCAGTCTGGTTCGATGAAGAAATCTAGCTCCTGGAAAGTTCAGAGTAATAATCAATCTAGATTCTCTTTTGCGAGGCAGGAGGAATCCAAATTTCAATCCCATGATGTGCATCCATCTTATGGTGTGAGCCAACCACAGCTAAAGACGTCCTCGGTCATCCATGATTTTGTGGAAGGAGATTACTATATGGATAAATTGGGCATAGCAAATGGTTTTTCCACAAGTAATTTTGAGGATGCTGAAAATATCAGCAGTGGTCATTTTCTTCACTCTAATAACAAGCTTTCAG CTGTTTCAAGAGCACAGGTTTCAGCCCCACCAGGATTTTCAGTTCCAAGCAGGCCGCCACCACCGGGCTTTTCTTCTCATGAGAGAGTGGAGCAGGCTTTTGACTCGATGCCTG GGAATTCATTGCTTGACCATTCCTCCTTTTTGAGAAATTCATATCAAACAGCCCCAACTGGAAATATCGGTGGTGCAGGGGATATTGAATTTATGGACCCTGCTATTTTGGCTGTTGGTAAAGGGAGATTTCAAGGGGCACTAAACACCCCAGCACTTGACATGCGATCTAATCTCATGCCACAGTTAAATTACTTCGACAATAATGAGGCCAGACTTCAATTATTGATGCAAAGATCTCTCTCACAGCCTCAACAGAATCTTCGATTTCCGGATATTGGGAATACCTTTTCTCAGCTTGGAGATTCTTATGGTATATCTTCAAGGTTAGACCAATCCCAGGTCAGTAATATTTCCCCATACCCTCAGATGTCTCTGCAGCAATCTACGAATGCAGTCATGTCAAATGGGCAGTGGGATGGGTGGAATGAGATGCAAAGTGGAAATAATCTAGGCGTGGCTGAACTTTTGAGAAATGAAAGATTtggatttaataaattttactcGGGATATGATGATTCAAAATATCGGATGCCAAATTCTGGTGATCTGTACAATAGAACATTTGGGATGTGA
- the LOC112786634 gene encoding uncharacterized protein isoform X1, protein MSDEGERTCPLCAEEMDLTDQQLKPCKCGYEICVWCWHHIMDMAEKDDTEGRCPACRSPYDKEKIVGMAANCERLVNEIHMEKKMKNQKAKTKSSDGRKQLSSVRVIQRNLVYIVGLPLNLADEELLQRREYFGQYGKVLKVSMSRTAAGVIQQFPNETCSVYITYSKEEEAIRCIQNVHGFVLEGRPLRACFGTTKYCHAWLRNAPCSNPDCLYLHEVGSQEDSFTKDEIISAYTRSRVQQITGATNNMQRRSGSILPPPFDDGMNNSLAKPIVKNASSNSVCTVRGSPPNGFCGRPGALPSSSSWGTQTTNCQPSAGGQSCQNGPAKAKPDTVGSSLPFSAAVVGTVQASALHCDVTKRPPSGDGSHGMPRVKNGLLKPIKQYNSVDIVASTGDKTLASDISPVPTKLNSQLSSLTSQDSDRGSCTTLNTVNSTYITGQSCSSGPEEAVTATNEEIQNLSCELSSIDIDGDAAKENSSITKPSSPPSDFLIKSPEIQGTQHNVDKFRDLITSNEAGKGASSDNGVCSSREHLDWRLDSHSQLVSDSVEDDVASFDNQRLKDPEVVCRSYLPKSTSFLHVSSHSSPHLQQLGESCTGANAGSVSANERDGNEYLSNSSVYSGYPEKLVSSSSYGFLDERNRQSIGRLVSEAVNTGRDCAIDKGESSIISNILSMDLDPWDDSMTSPHNLAKLLGDNTENQSGSMKKSSSWKVQSNNQSRFSFARQEESKFQSHDVHPSYGVSQPQLKTSSVIHDFVEGDYYMDKLGIANGFSTSNFEDAENISSGHFLHSNNKLSAVSRAQVSAPPGFSVPSRPPPPGFSSHERVEQAFDSMPGNSLLDHSSFLRNSYQTAPTGNIGGAGDIEFMDPAILAVGKGRFQGALNTPALDMRSNLMPQLNYFDNNEARLQLLMQRSLSQPQQNLRFPDIGNTFSQLGDSYGISSRLDQSQVSNISPYPQMSLQQSTNAVMSNGQWDGWNEMQSGNNLGVAELLRNERFGFNKFYSGYDDSKYRMPNSGDLYNRTFGM, encoded by the exons ATGAGTGACGAAGGAGAAAGGACTTGTCCTCTCTGTGCTGAAGAGATGGATTTGACCGATCAGCAGTTGAAGCCATGCAAATGTGGTTATGAG ATATGTGTCTGGTGCTGGCACCACATAATGGACATGGCTGAAAAGGATGACACAGAGGGTCGATGCCCTGCATGTCGTTCCCCTTATGATAAGGAAAAGATTGTTGGGATGGCTGCAAACTGTGAGAG ATTGGTGAATGAGATTCATAtggagaaaaagatgaagaatcaGAAAGCAAAGACTAAATCTTCTGATGGCAGGAAGCAGCTCAGTAGCGTGCGAGTGATTCAGCGCAACCTTGTTTACatagttgggttgcctctcaacttGGCAGATGAAGAA CTTCTCCAGCGCCGAGAATATTTTGGTCAGTACGGGAAGGTCTTAAAAGTGTCGATGTCGCGGACAGCTGCTGGTGTTATTCAGCAGTTTCCAAATGAGACATGCAGTGT ATATATTACTTATTCAAAGGAGGAAGAAGCAATtcgctgtattcaaaatgtacaTGGATTTGTTTTGGAGGGTAGACCTCTAAG GGCTTGTTTTGGAACCACAAAATATTGTCATGCATGGCTCCGAAATGCG CCTTGCAGCAATCCTGATTGTTTATACCTACATGAGGTTGGCTCTCAAGAAGATAGTTTTACAAAAGATGAAATAATTTCAGCATACACCAG AAGTCGAGTTCAGCAAATCACTGGTGCCACAAACAACATGCAAAGGAGGTCGGGGAGTATATTACCTCCACCGTTTGATGATGGCATGAATAACTCCTTGGCAAAGCCTATTGTTAAAAATGCTTCAAGT AACTCTGTATGCACGGTAAGAGGTTCACCTCCTAATGGATTTTGTGGGAGACCTGGAGCTCTTCCTTCTAGTTCTTCATG GGGAACCCAAACTACAAATTGTCAGCCCTCTGCGGGAGGTCAATCATGTCAAAATGGACCAGCCAAGGCAAAACCTGATACAGTTGGCAGCTCACTACCTTTTTCAGCTGCTGTTGTTGGTACAGTTCAGGCTTCTGCATTGCATTGTGATGTGACAAAAAGGCCACCATCAGGTGATGGGAGTCATGGTATGCCTAGAGTGAAAAATGGGCTGTTGAAACCCATTAAACAATACAATAGTGTCGACATTGTGGCTAGTACAGGTGATAAAACTTTGGCTTCGGATATTTCTCCCGTGCCTACAAAATTGAATAGCCAGTTGTCTTCTCTGACTTCTCAAGATAGTGATAGAGGTAGTTGTACTACACTAAACACCGTAAATTCCACTTACATCACTGGACAATCATGCAGCTCTGGTCCTGAGGAAGCAGTTACTGCTACCAATGAAGAGATTCAGAATTTGTCCTGTGAGTTATCCTCCATTGACATTGATGGAGATGCTGCAAAAGAAAATTCCAGCATAACCAAACCTAGTAGCCCGCCTTCTGATTTCTTGATTAAATCTCCTGAAATTCAAGGAACACAGCATAATGTTGACAAGTTTAGAGATTTAATAACTTCAAATGAGGCTGGTAAAGGTGCTAGCTCAGATAATGGGGTTTGTAGTTCAAGGGAACATTTAGATTGGAGATTGGATTCTCATTCACAATTAGTTTCAGATAGTGTTGAAGATGATGTAGCATCTTTTGATAATCAAAGACTTAAGGATCCAGAAGTTGTTTGCCGATCTTATTTGCCAAAGTCAACTAGTTTCCTTCATGTATCAAGCCATTCTAGCCCTCATCTTCAGCAGCTTGGTGAATCATGTACTGGTGCAAATGCTGGTTCTGTGTCAGCTAATGAAAGAGATGGGAATGAATATCTTTCAAATTCCTCTGTATATAGTGGATACCCTGAAAAATTGGTCAGCAGCAGTTCTTATGGTTTCCTTGATGAAAGGAACAGACAAAGCATTGGAAGATTAGTTAGTGAAGCAGTTAATACTGGACGAGATTGTGCTATTGATAAGGGTGAGAGTAGTATAATTTCAAATATATTGTCTATGGACTTGGATCCATGGGATGATTCAATGACATCACCGCATAATTTAGCTAAGTTGTTGGGTGACAACACTGAAAACCAGTCTGGTTCGATGAAGAAATCTAGCTCCTGGAAAGTTCAGAGTAATAATCAATCTAGATTCTCTTTTGCGAGGCAGGAGGAATCCAAATTTCAATCCCATGATGTGCATCCATCTTATGGTGTGAGCCAACCACAGCTAAAGACGTCCTCGGTCATCCATGATTTTGTGGAAGGAGATTACTATATGGATAAATTGGGCATAGCAAATGGTTTTTCCACAAGTAATTTTGAGGATGCTGAAAATATCAGCAGTGGTCATTTTCTTCACTCTAATAACAAGCTTTCAG CTGTTTCAAGAGCACAGGTTTCAGCCCCACCAGGATTTTCAGTTCCAAGCAGGCCGCCACCACCGGGCTTTTCTTCTCATGAGAGAGTGGAGCAGGCTTTTGACTCGATGCCTG GGAATTCATTGCTTGACCATTCCTCCTTTTTGAGAAATTCATATCAAACAGCCCCAACTGGAAATATCGGTGGTGCAGGGGATATTGAATTTATGGACCCTGCTATTTTGGCTGTTGGTAAAGGGAGATTTCAAGGGGCACTAAACACCCCAGCACTTGACATGCGATCTAATCTCATGCCACAGTTAAATTACTTCGACAATAATGAGGCCAGACTTCAATTATTGATGCAAAGATCTCTCTCACAGCCTCAACAGAATCTTCGATTTCCGGATATTGGGAATACCTTTTCTCAGCTTGGAGATTCTTATGGTATATCTTCAAGGTTAGACCAATCCCAGGTCAGTAATATTTCCCCATACCCTCAGATGTCTCTGCAGCAATCTACGAATGCAGTCATGTCAAATGGGCAGTGGGATGGGTGGAATGAGATGCAAAGTGGAAATAATCTAGGCGTGGCTGAACTTTTGAGAAATGAAAGATTtggatttaataaattttactcGGGATATGATGATTCAAAATATCGGATGCCAAATTCTGGTGATCTGTACAATAGAACATTTGGGATGTGA